In Flavobacterium sp. N1736, the following are encoded in one genomic region:
- a CDS encoding T9SS sorting signal type C domain-containing protein, translated as MFFVASFTNAATRYSVNSGSWNSPLTWSVNSGGASGASVPVAGDIVYIEGHTITVTADAACTSITFRGTATNTLTVNSGFTLTVSGAITGESAISISRSAIISGAGTLNSASVTVGTTLNPTTDINTAITSTISNFNITGNLTLYGSRSGGNVNNAAFYLQSGTVNLDGQLTTTNENGSNTSTFSMATGAQSGTLLLGATNSPFTLSGTGLNTISLNGTGATVNYDRAGNQTIYNTTYNNLITSGGSGTKTLAAATIVNGNLSTEGGTTLATGNFGLTLGGNFTNGGGITAGSSAITLAGTSNQSIAGFTTTGNVTMTKTGGTATFTGNVSGNTLILSGSNGTLNLGTRLSHSFLSVTLTNGTLNGGASIINLSATNPFSGTATNFLPATGTVNLNGAAQNTLRSSFYNLTLSGSGTKTFSAITTITNILTITGTAKATLGSFGTTHTAAALVTGALTRSSGVYGGTTSSAPPANILTAYFNTATSIVTISTDSCMSFAGVAPITKVTLNSLSSVTSETSTTAYENIPSGTATTTLNKGDYYSLVVKGNTTGDVNIYYTAFFDWNGDGDFVDSGEGPIDIGTIRNSSGIDEKAASVYFQVPPGATGTSIKMRIIGLLGNTPNSTPCTVNASTGQVEDYTITLQSGCTGVLPSPVSTASTASTVCPNVPFTLSLGNTFSDGATYLWESSSLLTGPWSSSATPTIAFFNSNFNVDQASGSTVGNIAIYGGTDTQITGGVAVLTDTPLTGHNGGLLIDKANTANITPFTVTYKYRIEDGGTVGADGLSLSYGGGFAADAGGGESGEGSGLRIQFDTYDNEGVAEGSRVRILYNNTSIFNTAINAPFNLRTATYKDVNLYVDTDGYLTLGIQNPSGTMETVVSKLLLPGFAAADKTTWKFKFSARTGGSKDKHSIDDLNITFLDSANSKAKFTTSQTVKTYYRATITCGASSVISTPVLVDMTSAVITTQPAAPLAVCSGAGTRSITVAATGSGLTYSWRLAGTPVVNGGVISGQGTNTLTLTNPTGTNAGNYDVVINGACSSTVTSTPVTVVVNPLPTPTFTAQPLTSTCIGTSVTYTTEPSMSNYVWGFPGVAGTDYAIVSGGTAADNTVTLTYKTTGSKTVTINYKTVPNGCTAVSATSSSAVTVNALPTPTFTAQPLTSTCIGSSVTYTTEPSMSNYVWGFPGIAGTDYAIVSGGTAADNTVTLTYKTTGSKTVTINYKTVPNGCTAVSATSSSAVTVNALPTPTFTAQPLTSTCIGTSVTYTTEPSMSNYVWGFPGVAGTDYAIVSGGTAADNTVTLTYKTTGSKTITINYKTVPNGCTAVSATSSSAVTVNALPTPTFTAQPLTSTCIGSSVTYTTEPSMSNYVWGFPGVAGTDYAIVSGGTAADNTVTLTYKTTGSKTVTINYKTIPNGCTAVSATSSSAVTVNALPTPTFTAQPLTSTCIGTSVTYTTEPSMSNYVWGFSGIAGTDYAIVSGGTAADNTVTLTYKTTGSKTVTINYKTVPNGCTAVSATSSSAVTINALPTPTFTAQPLTSTCIGTSVTYTTEPSMSNYVWGFPGIAGTDYAIVSGGTAADNTVTLTYKTTGSKTVTINYKTVPNGCTAVSATSSSAVTVNALPTPTFTAQPLTSTCIGTSVTYTTEPSMSNYVWGFPGVAGTDYAIVSGGTAADNTVTLTYKTTGSKTVTINYKTVPNGCTAVSATSSSAVTVNALPTPTFTAQPLTSTCIGTSVTYTTEPSMSNYVWGFSGVAGTDYAIVSGGTAADNTVTLTYKTTGSKTVTINYKTVPNGCTAVSATSSSAVTVNPLPTAPTVGTPTDITCTTLGSVTLTNLPAGSWTIYQTGFASNTIYNSGTSYTVTGLAAGTYQFTVSNGTCTSIVSSDAIITDQSSTTWNGSVWSNGIPDTTKAAIIAGAFTVSADLNACSLTINPGIAITVPSNRTLNIVNGLTVTPTASLTFDNHSSLVQVNNNGVNSGKITYNRITAQIRRADFTYWSTPVSPQKLIDVSPLTLSDKYFGFNGDNWVSTNRNNNMVVGKGYIIRGPQTYSTTAKADYTAPFIGVPNNGIIAGETMTAGKYYLVGNPYPSALNAKKFLDDNLFLDGTLYFWTHNTPVVLSGAYQYSSTDYASYNLTGGVATSESALSGSIPGNNNAKPSGNVGAGQSFFISATTAGTVTFNNGMRLGAANNSQFFKSAQSDEKHRVWLNMTNAGGAFKQMLVGYVAGATNEYEKRYDGVSFDANPYLDFYSVANGNNYVIQARALPFEDTDLVPLGYRTTIAGDFTISIDEADGDLTSQNIYIEDKKTNTIYNLKTGKYTFTTEAGTFADRLVLRYTNKTLGTGDFENVENGLLVSVKDKTVKVTSSKENIKEVTIFDVTGKLLYNKKKVGTSELQIQNLQSSNQVLLVKVTLDNDFTTTKKIIFN; from the coding sequence ATGTTTTTTGTTGCTTCATTTACTAATGCGGCTACTAGATATTCAGTAAATAGTGGAAGCTGGAATTCTCCCTTAACATGGTCAGTGAATTCAGGCGGAGCCTCTGGTGCAAGTGTTCCAGTTGCTGGAGATATTGTTTACATTGAGGGACATACAATTACCGTTACAGCAGATGCAGCTTGTACTTCTATTACATTTAGAGGAACTGCTACTAATACTTTGACCGTAAATTCAGGATTTACTTTAACGGTTAGCGGTGCAATAACTGGCGAATCGGCTATTTCAATTTCCAGATCGGCTATTATTAGTGGTGCAGGAACTTTAAATTCTGCTTCTGTGACTGTTGGTACAACTCTAAATCCTACTACGGATATTAATACAGCTATAACTTCAACAATTTCAAATTTCAACATAACAGGAAATTTGACGCTTTATGGTAGTAGAAGTGGAGGAAATGTCAATAATGCTGCATTTTATCTTCAAAGTGGTACTGTCAATCTAGATGGTCAATTAACTACAACTAACGAGAATGGATCAAATACATCGACTTTTTCGATGGCAACCGGAGCACAATCAGGAACCTTATTATTAGGTGCAACTAACAGCCCTTTTACTTTATCAGGTACTGGTTTAAACACAATATCCTTAAATGGTACGGGTGCTACAGTTAATTATGACAGAGCAGGAAATCAAACAATCTATAATACAACTTATAACAATTTAATTACATCAGGGGGAAGCGGGACCAAAACTTTAGCAGCAGCCACAATTGTTAATGGTAACCTAAGTACCGAAGGAGGAACTACTCTTGCAACAGGTAATTTTGGATTAACTTTAGGTGGTAACTTTACAAACGGAGGCGGCATTACAGCAGGCAGTTCAGCAATAACATTGGCAGGGACTTCTAATCAAAGTATTGCCGGTTTTACAACAACAGGAAATGTCACAATGACAAAAACTGGGGGCACAGCAACTTTTACAGGAAATGTTTCAGGTAACACTTTAATATTAAGTGGTAGTAATGGAACGTTAAACTTAGGAACAAGATTATCTCACTCTTTTTTATCTGTAACACTTACAAACGGAACTTTAAATGGAGGAGCAAGTATAATTAATTTATCTGCCACAAATCCATTTAGTGGAACAGCGACTAATTTTTTACCTGCAACCGGTACAGTTAACTTAAATGGTGCCGCACAAAATACACTTCGTTCAAGTTTTTACAATTTAACTTTGTCTGGAAGTGGAACTAAAACATTTTCTGCAATCACAACTATTACTAATATCTTAACCATAACAGGAACTGCTAAAGCTACTTTAGGAAGTTTTGGAACAACACACACAGCGGCAGCTTTAGTAACAGGAGCATTGACGAGATCTTCAGGAGTTTATGGAGGAACAACTTCTTCTGCTCCACCAGCAAATATACTTACAGCTTATTTTAACACTGCAACAAGTATCGTAACAATCAGTACAGATTCATGTATGTCTTTTGCAGGAGTAGCGCCTATAACAAAGGTTACATTGAATAGTTTGAGTTCTGTAACTTCTGAAACCAGCACAACAGCTTACGAGAATATTCCATCAGGTACAGCGACTACAACACTAAACAAAGGAGATTATTACTCATTAGTAGTTAAAGGAAATACAACCGGAGATGTAAATATATATTATACTGCATTCTTTGATTGGAATGGAGACGGGGATTTTGTTGATTCAGGTGAAGGACCAATAGATATTGGAACAATAAGAAATTCTTCAGGAATTGATGAGAAAGCGGCTTCAGTATATTTTCAAGTACCTCCGGGAGCTACGGGTACTTCTATAAAAATGCGCATTATCGGACTTCTTGGTAATACTCCTAATTCAACTCCTTGTACGGTAAATGCAAGTACTGGTCAGGTAGAAGACTATACAATAACGCTTCAGTCAGGATGTACAGGTGTTTTGCCAAGTCCTGTTAGTACAGCTTCAACAGCATCAACTGTTTGTCCGAATGTGCCTTTTACACTTTCACTAGGGAATACTTTTAGTGATGGTGCCACTTATTTATGGGAAAGCTCTTCGTTATTAACAGGTCCGTGGTCAAGTTCGGCAACACCAACAATTGCTTTCTTTAACAGTAACTTTAATGTTGATCAAGCGTCTGGTTCAACTGTTGGAAATATAGCCATTTATGGTGGAACCGATACGCAAATTACAGGCGGGGTAGCAGTCTTAACAGACACTCCGTTAACTGGTCATAATGGAGGTCTTTTGATAGATAAAGCAAATACCGCGAATATTACTCCTTTTACGGTTACTTATAAATATAGAATAGAAGATGGCGGAACAGTAGGTGCCGATGGTCTGAGTTTAAGCTACGGCGGTGGTTTTGCAGCTGATGCCGGAGGTGGCGAAAGCGGAGAAGGATCAGGACTTAGAATACAATTTGATACTTATGATAACGAAGGCGTTGCTGAGGGAAGCCGTGTTAGAATACTATATAATAACACTTCTATTTTTAATACAGCAATAAACGCCCCTTTCAATTTAAGAACTGCTACTTATAAAGATGTAAATTTATATGTTGATACTGATGGATATTTAACATTAGGCATTCAAAATCCTTCAGGAACAATGGAAACAGTGGTTTCTAAATTGTTATTACCTGGTTTTGCAGCAGCAGACAAAACAACTTGGAAGTTTAAGTTTTCTGCCCGTACCGGTGGATCCAAAGATAAACATAGTATTGATGATCTAAATATTACTTTCTTAGATTCGGCAAATTCTAAAGCTAAATTTACAACATCTCAAACAGTAAAAACATATTATCGGGCTACAATAACTTGTGGTGCTTCTTCTGTAATATCTACACCTGTTTTAGTTGATATGACTTCTGCTGTTATAACAACTCAGCCAGCTGCTCCTTTGGCTGTTTGTTCTGGTGCCGGTACACGATCAATTACAGTTGCTGCAACAGGATCAGGGTTAACATACTCCTGGAGATTAGCAGGAACTCCTGTTGTTAATGGAGGTGTAATTTCTGGACAAGGAACCAACACACTTACGCTAACAAATCCTACAGGAACAAATGCAGGTAATTATGATGTTGTTATTAATGGAGCATGTTCATCAACAGTAACATCAACACCTGTAACAGTAGTGGTTAATCCTTTACCAACACCAACATTTACTGCACAGCCATTAACATCAACGTGTATTGGTACTTCTGTTACTTATACAACAGAGCCATCAATGAGTAATTATGTTTGGGGATTCCCCGGAGTTGCAGGAACTGATTATGCGATTGTTTCTGGTGGAACTGCTGCAGACAATACTGTGACTTTAACCTATAAAACGACAGGAAGCAAAACAGTAACGATCAATTATAAAACTGTTCCAAACGGATGTACTGCAGTTTCTGCAACATCATCATCTGCCGTTACAGTAAACGCTTTGCCAACACCAACATTTACCGCACAGCCATTAACCTCAACATGTATTGGTAGTTCTGTTACTTATACGACAGAACCATCAATGAGTAATTATGTTTGGGGATTCCCCGGAATTGCAGGAACTGATTATGCAATTGTTTCTGGTGGAACTGCTGCAGACAATACTGTGACTTTAACCTATAAAACGACAGGAAGCAAAACAGTAACGATCAATTATAAAACTGTTCCAAACGGATGTACTGCAGTTTCTGCAACATCATCATCTGCTGTTACAGTAAACGCTTTGCCAACACCAACATTTACCGCACAGCCATTAACCTCAACGTGCATTGGCACTTCTGTTACTTATACGACAGAGCCATCAATGAGTAATTATGTTTGGGGATTCCCAGGAGTGGCAGGAACTGATTATGCGATTGTTTCTGGCGGAACTGCTGCAGACAATACTGTGACTTTAACCTATAAAACGACAGGAAGCAAAACAATAACGATTAATTATAAAACTGTTCCAAACGGATGTACTGCAGTTTCTGCAACATCATCATCTGCTGTTACAGTAAACGCTTTGCCAACACCAACATTTACTGCACAGCCATTAACCTCAACATGTATTGGTAGTTCTGTTACTTATACGACAGAACCATCAATGAGTAATTATGTTTGGGGATTCCCCGGAGTTGCAGGAACTGATTATGCAATTGTTTCTGGAGGAACCGCTGCAGACAATACTGTGACTTTAACCTATAAAACGACAGGAAGCAAAACAGTAACGATTAATTATAAAACTATTCCAAACGGATGTACTGCAGTTTCTGCAACATCATCATCTGCCGTTACAGTAAACGCTTTGCCAACACCAACATTTACTGCACAGCCATTAACCTCAACGTGTATTGGCACTTCTGTTACTTATACGACAGAGCCATCAATGAGTAATTATGTTTGGGGGTTCTCCGGAATTGCAGGAACTGATTATGCGATTGTTTCTGGCGGAACCGCTGCAGACAATACTGTGACTTTAACCTATAAAACGACAGGAAGCAAAACAGTAACGATTAATTATAAAACTGTTCCAAACGGATGTACTGCAGTTTCTGCAACATCATCATCTGCCGTTACAATAAACGCTTTGCCAACGCCAACATTTACCGCACAGCCATTAACATCAACGTGTATTGGTACTTCTGTTACTTATACGACAGAACCATCAATGAGTAATTATGTTTGGGGGTTCCCTGGAATTGCAGGAACTGATTATGCGATTGTTTCTGGTGGAACTGCTGCAGACAATACTGTGACTTTAACCTATAAAACGACAGGAAGCAAAACAGTAACGATTAATTATAAAACTGTTCCAAACGGATGTACTGCAGTTTCTGCAACATCATCATCTGCCGTTACAGTAAACGCTTTGCCAACGCCAACATTTACCGCACAGCCATTAACCTCAACGTGCATTGGCACTTCTGTTACTTATACGACAGAACCATCAATGAGTAATTATGTTTGGGGGTTCCCCGGAGTTGCAGGAACTGATTATGCGATTGTTTCTGGAGGAACCGCTGCAGACAATACTGTAACTTTAACCTATAAAACGACAGGAAGCAAAACAGTAACGATTAATTATAAAACTGTTCCAAACGGATGTACTGCAGTTTCTGCAACATCATCATCTGCTGTTACAGTAAACGCTTTGCCAACACCAACATTTACTGCACAGCCATTAACCTCAACGTGTATTGGTACTTCTGTTACTTATACGACAGAACCATCAATGAGTAATTATGTTTGGGGGTTCTCCGGAGTTGCAGGAACTGATTATGCGATTGTTTCTGGTGGAACTGCTGCAGACAATACTGTGACTTTAACCTATAAAACGACAGGAAGCAAAACAGTAACGATTAATTATAAAACTGTTCCAAACGGATGTACTGCAGTTTCTGCAACATCATCATCTGCCGTTACAGTAAATCCTTTACCAACCGCACCAACTGTAGGAACGCCAACTGATATTACATGTACAACATTAGGAAGTGTAACTTTAACGAACTTGCCTGCTGGCAGCTGGACAATATATCAAACAGGATTCGCTTCAAATACAATATACAATTCAGGAACAAGCTATACCGTTACGGGTCTTGCGGCAGGAACTTATCAATTTACGGTAAGTAATGGTACTTGTACCTCGATAGTTTCATCTGATGCTATCATCACCGACCAATCTTCAACAACCTGGAATGGTTCAGTTTGGTCAAATGGTATACCTGATACCACAAAAGCTGCTATTATTGCGGGGGCTTTTACCGTATCGGCAGATTTAAATGCCTGTTCACTTACCATTAATCCGGGAATAGCCATAACAGTACCTTCAAACCGTACGCTGAATATCGTAAACGGACTTACCGTTACGCCAACAGCATCATTAACATTTGACAACCACTCAAGTCTGGTTCAGGTAAACAACAACGGTGTCAATTCAGGAAAGATAACCTATAACCGTATCACTGCGCAGATACGCCGCGCCGATTTCACCTACTGGTCAACACCGGTAAGCCCACAAAAACTTATTGATGTTTCACCATTAACCCTGTCAGATAAATATTTTGGCTTTAATGGCGACAACTGGGTATCAACCAACAGAAACAACAATATGGTAGTCGGAAAAGGATATATCATTCGTGGTCCGCAAACCTATTCAACAACAGCAAAAGCAGATTATACGGCTCCCTTTATTGGCGTGCCAAACAACGGTATCATAGCAGGAGAGACCATGACGGCAGGCAAATACTATTTGGTAGGAAATCCATATCCGTCAGCTTTGAATGCCAAGAAATTTTTAGACGACAACCTGTTTTTAGACGGAACGCTTTATTTCTGGACCCATAATACCCCTGTGGTTTTATCGGGAGCCTACCAATACAGCTCAACCGATTATGCGAGTTATAATTTAACCGGAGGTGTGGCTACAAGTGAATCTGCCCTAAGCGGAAGCATTCCGGGAAACAACAACGCCAAACCATCAGGAAACGTAGGTGCGGGACAATCCTTTTTTATAAGCGCCACAACTGCCGGAACCGTTACCTTTAACAACGGTATGAGACTTGGGGCAGCCAATAACAGCCAGTTTTTTAAATCAGCACAAAGCGATGAAAAACACCGCGTGTGGTTAAACATGACCAATGCAGGAGGTGCTTTCAAACAAATGCTTGTAGGGTATGTGGCAGGCGCAACTAACGAATACGAAAAAAGATACGACGGGGTAAGTTTTGATGCCAATCCGTACCTTGATTTCTATAGCGTTGCCAATGGCAATAACTACGTAATTCAGGCGCGTGCATTGCCTTTTGAAGATACTGATTTGGTTCCCCTTGGATACCGCACTACCATTGCTGGAGATTTCACCATTTCGATCGATGAAGCAGACGGTGATTTAACGAGTCAAAATATTTATATAGAAGACAAAAAAACCAACACCATTTATAATTTAAAAACAGGTAAATACACCTTTACAACCGAAGCGGGAACTTTTGCCGATCGTCTTGTATTGCGTTATACCAACAAAACACTTGGAACGGGAGATTTTGAAAATGTAGAAAATGGTCTTCTGGTTTCGGTAAAAGACAAAACAGTCAAAGTAACTTCTTCAAAAGAAAACATTAAGGAAGTAACGATTTTTGATGTAACAGGAAAACTGCTTTACAATAAAAAGAAAGTGGGAACAAGCGAACTTCAAATCCAAAACCTGCAGTCATCAAATCAGGTACTCTTGGTAAAAGTGACTCTTGATAATGACTTTACAACTACTAAAAAGATTATTTTTAATTAG
- the bioA gene encoding adenosylmethionine--8-amino-7-oxononanoate transaminase produces the protein MTLTEKDSQYLWHPYTQHKTAQTPIAISRGEGALLWDENNKEYIDAIASWWVNPFGHSNKFIADAIYKQLTTLEHVLFGGFTHEPAIKVAEKLMEILPENQQKVFFSDNGSTAVEVAIKVALQYFFNKNEKRTTIIAFENAFHGDTFAAMAASGISFYTQAFQGMFIDVVRIPVPVKGQEQASFDALKAVIKSHNCAGFIFEPLVQGAAGMVMYEPEALAKLIQICAANKVLTIADEVMTGFGKTGKTFAMDYVAEQPDMICLSKALTGGTIPMAITTFTQEVFDAFYDDDINKALFHGHTFTANPTGCAAALASIDLLQTPEMQANIERINKSHLNFEQKIEKHTKVITARTLGVIFAVEIKSDSEESYYGSMRTKLYNFFIDKGVILRPVGNIVYVLPPYIMTDEQLQKVYAIIEEAIEMV, from the coding sequence ATGACTTTAACAGAAAAAGACAGCCAATATCTTTGGCATCCTTATACACAACATAAAACAGCACAAACGCCAATTGCAATTTCAAGGGGTGAAGGCGCTTTGCTTTGGGACGAAAATAATAAAGAATATATTGATGCGATTGCTTCGTGGTGGGTAAACCCTTTTGGGCACAGCAATAAATTTATTGCCGATGCGATTTACAAACAATTAACGACTTTAGAACATGTTTTGTTTGGTGGTTTTACACACGAACCAGCGATAAAAGTTGCCGAAAAACTAATGGAGATTTTACCTGAAAATCAGCAGAAAGTTTTCTTTTCAGATAATGGTTCTACGGCCGTTGAAGTAGCGATAAAAGTAGCGCTTCAGTATTTTTTCAACAAAAATGAAAAGCGAACGACAATTATTGCTTTCGAAAATGCTTTTCACGGCGATACTTTTGCAGCAATGGCAGCAAGCGGAATCTCCTTTTATACGCAGGCATTTCAGGGAATGTTTATTGATGTCGTTCGAATTCCGGTTCCGGTAAAAGGGCAGGAACAGGCAAGTTTTGATGCTTTGAAAGCAGTAATTAAAAGTCATAATTGTGCCGGATTTATTTTTGAACCTTTGGTACAAGGCGCTGCCGGAATGGTGATGTATGAGCCGGAAGCATTAGCAAAACTGATCCAGATTTGTGCAGCAAATAAAGTCCTGACGATTGCCGATGAAGTAATGACGGGCTTTGGTAAAACAGGCAAAACTTTTGCAATGGATTATGTTGCTGAACAGCCCGATATGATTTGTTTGTCGAAAGCATTAACGGGCGGAACAATTCCGATGGCAATTACCACTTTTACGCAGGAAGTTTTTGATGCTTTTTATGATGATGATATTAATAAAGCCTTATTTCACGGACACACTTTTACAGCAAATCCAACGGGTTGTGCGGCAGCTTTGGCAAGTATCGATTTGTTGCAGACTCCCGAAATGCAGGCTAATATTGAAAGAATAAATAAAAGCCATTTAAATTTTGAACAGAAAATCGAAAAGCATACAAAAGTGATCACAGCCAGAACTTTGGGTGTTATTTTTGCAGTTGAAATCAAATCAGATTCCGAAGAAAGTTATTACGGATCTATGCGTACAAAACTGTACAATTTCTTTATTGATAAAGGCGTTATTTTACGTCCGGTTGGTAATATTGTTTATGTTTTACCACCGTACATAATGACTGATGAGCAGCTTCAAAAAGTATATGCTATTATTGAAGAAGCCATTGAAATGGTCTAA
- the bioD gene encoding dethiobiotin synthase — protein MKLFITGISTDVGKTITSAIVVEALEADYWKPVQAGDLDNSDSHKVKNLLSCHTEGSRSAKSQFYPNAYKLNTPASPHLAAEIDGITIDLKQIKEPKTDNHLVIEGAGGIFVPLNEKDSIIDLIQPDYKVIVVSRHYLGSINHTLLTIEAIRNRGLEVAGIIFSGSENKSTESLILNKTGIKCIGRIDEEPYFDQNVIKEYADLFRDNLLEL, from the coding sequence ATGAAACTATTTATAACCGGTATTTCTACCGATGTTGGAAAAACAATAACTTCGGCAATTGTAGTTGAAGCTTTAGAAGCAGATTATTGGAAACCTGTGCAGGCAGGAGATTTGGATAATTCTGACAGTCACAAAGTTAAAAATCTATTAAGTTGTCATACTGAGGGGAGTCGAAGTGCCAAATCGCAATTCTACCCAAATGCTTACAAATTAAACACACCGGCAAGTCCGCATTTGGCAGCAGAAATTGACGGAATTACAATTGATTTGAAACAAATTAAGGAACCAAAAACAGATAATCATTTGGTTATTGAAGGCGCCGGCGGAATTTTTGTTCCGTTAAACGAAAAAGATTCGATCATAGATTTAATTCAGCCCGATTATAAAGTGATTGTAGTTTCAAGACATTATCTGGGAAGCATCAATCATACTTTACTGACGATTGAAGCCATTCGAAATCGAGGTTTAGAGGTTGCCGGAATTATCTTTAGCGGAAGCGAAAACAAATCAACAGAAAGTTTAATTCTCAATAAAACCGGCATAAAATGCATCGGAAGAATTGATGAAGAACCGTATTTCGATCAAAATGTAATTAAAGAATACGCCGATTTATTCAGAGACAACTTATTAGAATTGTAA
- a CDS encoding beta-ketoacyl synthase N-terminal-like domain-containing protein translates to MNTQKISITAFSSISPLGNNADAVWKKYLDNQHCFSKQFLDQQETSVAALEEESKQIIAEVRESDIKYKFLDDSVLFALAASRKAVQKAGWKEDDVFGINIGSSRGATDLFEKHYKEYIDTGKAQTLASPTTTLGNISSWIAHDLQSTGPEISHSITCSTALHALLNGVAWLKSGMADKFLVGGSEAPLTDFTIAQMRALKIYSRIDQENESWPNLAFDFEKTQNTMILGEGAAVCCLEAGEKENAIAYVTGVGYATEILEHNISISAEADCFQKSMKMALKDHNLDEVDIIVMHAPGTIKGDITELRAIEKVFGEKLPLLTTNKWKIGHTFGASGILSLELALLMIENNTFIDVPFSEKQNQKKVIKKVLINAVGFGGNAVSILIEKA, encoded by the coding sequence TTGAATACACAAAAAATCTCCATAACAGCCTTTTCTTCGATTTCTCCTTTAGGGAATAATGCTGATGCTGTTTGGAAAAAATATCTTGATAATCAACATTGTTTTTCGAAACAGTTTTTAGACCAACAAGAAACTTCTGTAGCTGCTCTTGAAGAAGAATCGAAGCAAATTATTGCAGAAGTTCGGGAATCTGACATAAAATATAAATTCTTAGACGATTCAGTTTTATTTGCTTTGGCGGCTTCGCGAAAAGCGGTGCAAAAAGCAGGCTGGAAAGAAGATGATGTTTTCGGAATCAATATTGGTTCTTCGCGTGGAGCAACAGATTTATTCGAAAAACATTATAAAGAATATATCGATACCGGAAAAGCACAAACCTTAGCTTCGCCAACAACTACGTTAGGAAATATTTCGTCGTGGATTGCACACGATTTGCAAAGTACAGGTCCGGAAATTTCACATTCTATTACATGTTCTACAGCACTTCATGCATTATTAAACGGAGTGGCATGGTTAAAATCCGGAATGGCCGATAAGTTTTTGGTCGGTGGAAGTGAAGCTCCGTTGACCGATTTTACAATTGCCCAAATGCGAGCTTTAAAGATTTATTCGCGTATTGATCAGGAAAACGAATCGTGGCCAAATCTTGCTTTTGATTTTGAGAAAACACAAAACACCATGATTTTGGGCGAAGGTGCCGCAGTTTGTTGTTTAGAAGCCGGAGAGAAAGAAAATGCAATTGCTTATGTAACCGGAGTAGGGTATGCAACCGAAATTTTAGAACATAATATTTCGATTTCAGCCGAAGCAGATTGTTTTCAAAAGTCTATGAAAATGGCATTAAAAGATCATAATTTGGATGAAGTTGATATAATCGTAATGCATGCGCCCGGAACCATAAAAGGAGATATAACAGAATTGCGTGCCATTGAAAAAGTATTCGGAGAGAAATTACCTTTATTAACGACCAATAAATGGAAAATAGGACACACTTTTGGAGCTTCAGGAATACTAAGTTTAGAACTGGCGCTTTTAATGATAGAGAATAATACTTTTATTGATGTTCCTTTTTCAGAAAAGCAAAATCAGAAGAAAGTAATAAAAAAGGTTTTAATTAATGCTGTTGGTTTTGGAGGAAATGCTGTTAGTATTTTAATTGAAAAAGCATAA